Proteins found in one Paenibacillus sp. FSL R10-2782 genomic segment:
- a CDS encoding PEP-utilizing protein, translating into MEVKLMYVFAELLSEKNSLDCDGPESGSEAAAAQRLAIESVLAGCSEVSASQEEDPLGWLVGLAEQGRISQEEALLAADSELIGETLLNKGNDNREAMSTLLEWSDEYRRTFIRIYADDPVQVNYTSKESAVGLSMGSLDGYSLLHGPFSQSSSRVAELCRAYLDAAESGHTIHGPDGESAPLLIPGSRASDTYKAFNQASGLPGLCEHLSRRIIGLLETEYEGLFESLNGSPLTIALIEQHNAVGIGSLQDMQLEALLRAALRNVEQGGEPQLEIVVRNPADVNQFRAARDWIDGVAEQTLCGRLRCIPYRIGVLLTVDASSKLNVSQTWNGQVKQSYESARANLLREVKAQQIKQAAQAADMARFADAVILEATRFPSYDVDADLSDLSVGGHEGTSDTIKRMTQAIRGVKPKLPVWAAFDEVHTLLDGAGIWASRLTGIICPETGAIAARLAAARYALLQDLEGEYGSNTSHNQAQHFPL; encoded by the coding sequence ATGGAGGTTAAACTGATGTATGTATTCGCAGAACTGTTGAGTGAAAAAAACAGTCTGGATTGCGATGGCCCCGAGTCGGGGAGTGAGGCCGCTGCTGCACAGAGACTGGCTATTGAGTCAGTGCTCGCAGGATGCAGTGAAGTATCTGCCTCACAGGAGGAAGACCCGCTGGGCTGGCTGGTCGGATTAGCCGAACAGGGCAGGATCAGTCAAGAGGAGGCGTTGCTGGCTGCGGACTCCGAGCTCATTGGGGAAACGTTGTTGAATAAGGGCAACGATAACAGGGAGGCGATGAGCACACTACTGGAGTGGAGCGATGAATACAGGCGTACATTCATACGTATCTATGCTGATGATCCTGTCCAGGTGAATTATACAAGCAAGGAGTCAGCGGTAGGGCTAAGTATGGGCAGTCTTGATGGCTATAGCCTTTTGCACGGCCCCTTTTCGCAGTCGTCCAGCCGTGTGGCTGAATTATGCCGTGCCTATCTGGACGCGGCAGAGTCCGGGCATACGATTCATGGTCCTGACGGGGAATCTGCCCCCCTCCTTATTCCAGGCTCCCGTGCATCAGATACGTACAAAGCCTTTAATCAGGCATCTGGCTTGCCTGGATTGTGTGAGCATCTGTCCCGGCGAATTATCGGGCTGCTGGAAACAGAGTATGAAGGCTTGTTCGAGTCTCTGAACGGTTCACCACTCACAATCGCCTTGATCGAACAGCATAATGCAGTGGGCATCGGAAGCCTGCAAGATATGCAACTGGAGGCGCTGCTGCGTGCAGCGTTGCGAAACGTGGAGCAGGGTGGAGAACCACAGTTAGAGATTGTGGTACGCAATCCTGCTGACGTGAACCAATTCCGGGCAGCCCGGGACTGGATCGACGGCGTTGCGGAGCAGACCTTATGCGGCCGCCTGCGGTGCATTCCATATCGGATAGGCGTGCTTTTGACGGTGGATGCGTCCTCCAAGCTCAACGTCAGCCAAACATGGAACGGGCAGGTCAAACAGTCCTATGAGTCTGCCCGCGCCAATCTCTTGCGGGAAGTGAAAGCGCAACAGATCAAGCAGGCGGCTCAAGCAGCAGATATGGCACGTTTTGCCGATGCGGTGATTTTGGAAGCTACGCGGTTTCCTTCATATGATGTGGACGCGGATCTGTCCGATCTGTCTGTCGGCGGTCATGAGGGGACGAGCGATACGATAAAACGCATGACACAGGCCATCCGGGGCGTGAAGCCCAAACTTCCCGTATGGGCTGCGTTTGACGAAGTCCATACGCTATTGGATGGAGCCGGTATATGGGCAAGCAGGCTGACTGGCATTATTTGCCCGGAAACGGGGGCTATCGCCGCGCGTCTTGCGGCTGCACGTTACGCATTGCTACAGGACCTAGAGGGGGAATATGGTTCCAACACCTCGCATAACCAAGCACAGCATTTTCCCTTGTAG
- a CDS encoding heavy metal translocating P-type ATPase, with translation MDALKRTERHEWILEGLDCANCALKIENGVSKIEGVLDCSVNFVTKTLTMTASSDQKEEILRQTERKVHRLEPHVRMIVKSARGRSGENSRRVAGAAQAGTAGEHTHSHEHDEGHTHNEGHTHENGQQHGAHSHTGHTHSHEAHAEEVHAHGSHHHGEHVHDHGDAAHAHSHSHGDDSHAGHTHDHGTDGIRRMIARLAIGAVVAAVAWWLPVEGLGKLALFLLAYIIVGGDVVLQAVRSLVRGMAFDEYFLMTLATVGAFAIGQYPEGVAVMFFYQIGELFQGIAVNRSRKSISDLMDIRPDYANLKTADSVRRVSPEDVRVGDLIVIKPGEKIPLDGKVVDGKSHVDTSALTGESVPRTVEPGSSVMSGFINTNGLLTVEVSKEFSESAVAKILELVQNASAKKAPTEKFITKFSRYYTPVVVIVALLLAVVPPLVVPGAQFADWVYRALVFLVISCPCALVVSIPLGFFGGIGAASRSGVLIKGGNYLEALNHVKYAVFDKTGTLTKGVFRVTGIYPAGEFTKESLLETAAFAELHSTHPIAASLRDSYGKELQAERVQQYSEISGHGIQAQIDGRLVLAGNAKLMEREQVAFDDAQRAGTMDEGTVVHVAVDGTYAGCILISDEVKEDAARTIASLKKLGIVKTIMLTGDNRPVAEAVGRQLGLDEVRAELLPQHKAEAIEQLSASKKAGDKILFVGDGINDTPVLALADVGVAMGGLGSDAAIEAADIVIMNDEPSRLVTAIHIAKRTRRIVWQNIIFALGVKAVFLTLGAFGIATMWEAVFSDVGVTLLAVLNVMRVLKVRSFE, from the coding sequence ATGGATGCTCTGAAAAGAACGGAACGGCACGAATGGATTTTGGAAGGCTTGGATTGTGCCAACTGTGCTCTGAAGATTGAAAATGGAGTCAGTAAAATAGAAGGTGTGCTTGATTGCTCGGTCAATTTTGTAACGAAAACATTGACGATGACAGCAAGCTCGGATCAAAAAGAGGAGATCCTTCGTCAAACGGAACGGAAGGTTCACAGACTGGAGCCTCACGTCCGAATGATCGTAAAAAGCGCCCGGGGACGCTCGGGTGAGAACAGTCGCAGAGTGGCGGGTGCAGCGCAGGCAGGAACCGCAGGGGAGCACACCCATAGTCATGAGCATGATGAAGGACATACGCATAATGAAGGACATACGCATGAGAACGGCCAACAACATGGAGCTCACAGCCACACGGGTCATACTCATAGTCATGAAGCACATGCTGAGGAAGTTCATGCCCATGGTAGCCACCATCATGGCGAACATGTACATGATCATGGTGACGCCGCACATGCTCATTCACATTCGCATGGAGATGACAGCCACGCCGGGCATACACATGACCACGGTACAGACGGTATACGCCGCATGATTGCACGCTTGGCTATCGGTGCAGTCGTTGCGGCTGTTGCCTGGTGGTTGCCTGTAGAGGGCCTAGGCAAGCTGGCACTGTTTTTACTGGCATATATCATTGTTGGTGGAGATGTAGTCTTGCAGGCTGTGCGCAGTCTGGTACGAGGAATGGCTTTTGACGAATATTTCCTGATGACGCTGGCTACGGTTGGCGCATTTGCAATTGGGCAATATCCGGAAGGCGTAGCCGTCATGTTCTTTTATCAAATCGGTGAGCTATTCCAGGGCATTGCGGTTAATCGTTCGCGCAAATCTATCAGCGACCTCATGGATATTCGACCGGACTATGCCAACCTGAAGACGGCTGATTCCGTACGTCGGGTGTCACCCGAGGATGTGCGTGTAGGTGATCTGATAGTAATCAAGCCGGGCGAGAAGATTCCGCTGGATGGTAAGGTTGTAGACGGAAAATCGCATGTGGATACCTCGGCGCTGACGGGTGAATCCGTGCCTCGTACCGTGGAGCCGGGAAGCAGTGTGATGAGCGGATTTATAAATACAAACGGACTTTTAACTGTAGAGGTTAGCAAGGAATTCAGCGAATCAGCAGTCGCCAAAATTTTGGAGCTAGTGCAAAATGCGAGCGCCAAAAAAGCGCCAACCGAAAAGTTTATCACCAAGTTTTCCAGATACTATACTCCTGTTGTGGTTATTGTTGCGCTGCTGCTGGCAGTTGTTCCGCCACTCGTCGTACCGGGAGCGCAGTTTGCAGATTGGGTATATCGTGCACTTGTTTTCCTCGTTATTTCTTGTCCATGTGCGCTGGTCGTATCCATTCCGTTGGGCTTCTTTGGCGGCATCGGGGCAGCCTCCCGTTCAGGTGTGCTGATTAAAGGCGGGAACTATCTTGAAGCACTGAACCATGTGAAATATGCTGTTTTTGATAAAACAGGTACACTCACCAAAGGGGTTTTCCGTGTAACAGGCATTTATCCTGCCGGGGAGTTTACGAAGGAAAGTCTGCTGGAAACGGCTGCTTTTGCGGAGCTGCATTCCACGCATCCTATTGCGGCATCCCTGCGTGATTCCTATGGCAAGGAGCTTCAAGCCGAGCGGGTACAGCAATATAGCGAGATTTCCGGTCATGGGATTCAAGCGCAGATAGATGGTCGCCTGGTGTTGGCCGGGAATGCGAAGCTGATGGAGCGGGAGCAAGTTGCTTTTGACGATGCACAACGTGCAGGAACGATGGATGAAGGAACGGTCGTTCATGTGGCTGTAGACGGAACGTATGCTGGATGCATCCTGATTTCGGATGAGGTCAAGGAGGACGCGGCACGAACGATTGCTTCACTGAAAAAACTGGGTATAGTGAAAACAATCATGCTGACAGGTGACAATCGGCCGGTTGCAGAGGCCGTTGGACGACAGTTGGGTCTGGATGAAGTACGTGCAGAACTGTTACCCCAGCATAAAGCCGAAGCGATTGAACAACTGTCTGCAAGTAAAAAGGCGGGCGACAAGATTTTGTTCGTAGGCGACGGGATTAATGATACCCCTGTGCTGGCACTGGCAGATGTAGGTGTAGCGATGGGCGGTTTGGGCTCAGATGCCGCGATTGAGGCGGCGGATATCGTGATCATGAACGACGAGCCTTCGAGACTGGTTACAGCGATTCATATCGCCAAGCGTACACGACGCATCGTATGGCAGAATATTATATTTGCGCTAGGTGTCAAAGCCGTGTTTCTCACTTTGGGTGCGTTCGGTATTGCTACCATGTGGGAGGCTGTATTTTCCGACGTGGGTGTAACATTGCTTGCCGTTCTGAATGTTATGCGTGTACTGAAAGTGCGTTCTTTCGAATAA
- a CDS encoding metalloregulator ArsR/SmtB family transcription factor: MNSETEALDCEPACHGSDKEIEHIKSSLVEDSIAYKMSELFKALGDPTRIKLIYALAQKELCVHDLTQVLNMGQSAVSHQLRYLRNLRIVKRRKEGKTVFYSLDDNHVEQIFLQTHQHISHQ, from the coding sequence ATGAATTCTGAAACGGAAGCTTTGGATTGCGAGCCGGCTTGTCACGGTTCAGACAAAGAAATCGAACACATAAAATCTTCTCTTGTTGAGGATTCCATCGCATACAAAATGTCGGAGCTGTTCAAAGCCTTGGGTGACCCGACACGGATCAAGCTAATCTACGCTTTGGCTCAGAAGGAGCTGTGTGTGCATGATCTGACCCAGGTGTTGAATATGGGACAGTCTGCGGTATCTCACCAGCTTCGTTATTTGCGCAATCTGCGCATTGTCAAACGGCGCAAGGAAGGCAAAACGGTGTTTTATTCGCTGGATGATAATCATGTGGAGCAGATATTTTTGCAAACCCACCAGCACATTTCACATCAATAA
- a CDS encoding NADH:flavin oxidoreductase has protein sequence MNTDILFKPFKAGNLSLPNRIVMAPMTRNFSPQGIPGPEVAAYYRRRAENAVGLIITEGTAINHPAAVEHTSIPIFYGEGLKGWAKVVEEVHAAGGKIIPQLWHVGAARKIGAANQPNPEALPVGPSGITPAGEKVVEPLKEAEIADIIAAYAQAAADAQQVGFDGIELHGAHGYLIDQFFWDKTNKRTDQYGGNLAQRTRFAVEVIEACRRAVGPDFPIVLRFSQWKMYHYGEKLAQTPEELEQFLTPLVKAGVDVFHCSSRRFWEPEFAGSDLNLAAWTKKLTGKPVITVGSIGLEKAFLSELEKNNNSQTDHSSSVQARLEQLVGQVEREEADLVAVGRALLVDPAFAVKLRDNRIEELVPYSDEALKTLN, from the coding sequence ATGAATACAGATATACTATTTAAACCTTTTAAGGCAGGTAATTTATCTCTTCCCAATCGGATTGTTATGGCTCCAATGACACGGAATTTTTCTCCTCAAGGTATCCCAGGCCCTGAGGTGGCCGCGTATTATCGTCGCCGTGCGGAAAATGCAGTCGGATTGATTATTACCGAGGGAACCGCTATTAATCATCCCGCAGCCGTGGAGCATACGAGCATTCCTATTTTTTATGGTGAGGGATTGAAGGGGTGGGCGAAGGTAGTCGAGGAGGTCCATGCAGCGGGTGGCAAGATTATACCGCAGCTCTGGCATGTGGGTGCGGCCCGGAAAATAGGCGCGGCTAACCAGCCTAATCCCGAGGCATTACCCGTCGGTCCGTCCGGTATCACTCCTGCTGGTGAAAAGGTAGTTGAGCCGTTAAAGGAGGCCGAGATTGCTGATATTATCGCAGCCTATGCCCAAGCCGCAGCCGATGCCCAGCAGGTGGGTTTCGACGGCATTGAGCTTCATGGAGCACACGGCTATTTAATTGACCAGTTTTTCTGGGATAAAACCAACAAGCGTACAGATCAGTACGGAGGCAATTTGGCCCAGCGTACTCGGTTTGCGGTGGAGGTCATTGAGGCTTGTCGTCGTGCAGTGGGTCCAGATTTTCCAATTGTACTGCGGTTCTCCCAGTGGAAGATGTACCATTATGGAGAGAAATTGGCACAGACACCGGAGGAGCTTGAACAGTTTCTGACTCCATTGGTGAAGGCCGGGGTGGATGTATTCCACTGCTCAAGCCGCCGTTTTTGGGAACCGGAATTTGCAGGGTCTGATCTAAATTTAGCTGCTTGGACCAAAAAGCTAACAGGCAAGCCGGTTATTACTGTAGGCTCCATTGGTTTGGAGAAGGCTTTTTTGAGTGAACTGGAAAAAAACAATAACAGCCAGACCGATCATTCGAGTAGCGTACAGGCAAGATTAGAACAACTTGTTGGACAAGTAGAGCGAGAGGAAGCTGATCTGGTCGCGGTTGGACGGGCTTTGCTGGTTGACCCGGCGTTTGCGGTTAAGCTACGTGATAACCGGATAGAGGAACTCGTGCCTTACAGTGATGAAGCATTAAAAACGTTGAATTAA
- the cyoD gene encoding cytochrome o ubiquinol oxidase subunit IV → MAQHQSGAGSHGHDDSHGSVKSYVIGFILSIVLTIIPLGVVMNHMLSRTSTMVVILVAAVLQFLVQLFFFMHIRESNGPRWNVMTLIFGVVILLTVVGGSVWIMEYNMVAQ, encoded by the coding sequence ATGGCACAGCATCAATCAGGAGCGGGTTCGCATGGTCATGATGATTCTCACGGTTCAGTGAAATCCTATGTAATCGGATTTATTCTGTCCATCGTACTGACCATCATTCCTCTCGGTGTGGTCATGAATCATATGTTGAGCCGCACTTCAACTATGGTTGTTATTTTGGTCGCAGCAGTGCTGCAATTTCTGGTGCAGTTATTCTTCTTCATGCATATCCGTGAAAGTAATGGACCGCGCTGGAATGTCATGACTTTGATTTTCGGTGTAGTCATCCTGCTGACCGTTGTTGGCGGTTCTGTCTGGATTATGGAATACAACATGGTAGCACAATAA
- the cyoC gene encoding cytochrome o ubiquinol oxidase subunit III, protein MAQAAAHHSHDHDHGHHDPQELKMLGFWIFLVTDVILFSTLFATFVVLRNSTAGGPGGAELFNMTGVIIETFLLLTSSFTSGLAVLAMNKGSMKGLINWLIVTAILGLGFIGFEVYEFVELVHEGANFGTSAFLSAFFTLVGTHGLHVSLGLVWMIGLMFQLKKRGLTPETKGKVSALSLYWHFLDAVWIFLLTVVYLMGVM, encoded by the coding sequence ATGGCACAAGCAGCAGCACATCACAGCCATGATCATGACCACGGGCATCACGATCCACAAGAATTGAAGATGCTTGGTTTCTGGATCTTTCTTGTAACGGACGTAATCCTGTTCAGTACCTTGTTCGCAACCTTCGTCGTCCTTCGGAACAGCACAGCTGGAGGACCGGGGGGCGCAGAGCTGTTTAACATGACGGGCGTTATCATAGAAACGTTCCTCTTGCTCACAAGCAGCTTCACAAGCGGTCTGGCTGTGTTGGCCATGAACAAAGGAAGCATGAAAGGATTAATCAACTGGTTAATCGTGACGGCAATCCTGGGTCTTGGCTTTATCGGTTTTGAGGTTTACGAGTTTGTTGAATTGGTACACGAAGGAGCCAATTTTGGAACGAGCGCGTTCCTGTCGGCATTCTTCACATTGGTCGGTACGCACGGACTTCACGTTTCGTTAGGTCTGGTGTGGATGATCGGCCTTATGTTTCAGTTGAAAAAACGCGGGCTAACTCCAGAGACGAAGGGCAAAGTTTCGGCATTGAGCTTGTATTGGCACTTTTTGGACGCTGTCTGGATCTTCTTGCTGACAGTCGTCTATTTGATGGGGGTGATGTAG
- a CDS encoding cbb3-type cytochrome c oxidase subunit I, with protein sequence MLDKIKEFASTFFVTGDPMIYGADVSIALATIGIVFVLTYFKKWGWLWKNWLTTVDHKKVGIMYILAAILMLFRGGVDALLMRLQLATPDVTLLHPEHYNQIFTTHGTIMILFMAMPLMFGLFNIAVPLQIGARDVAFPFLNALSFWLFFMGAMLFNLSFVIGGSPDAGWLSYPPLSELQFSPGVGQNFYIWGIQISGIGSLATGINFIVTIIKMRAPGMTWMKMPVFTWSVFSSCVIIIFAFPILTITLALLFLDRFGGGHFFTLDFGGNPMMYINLIWMWGHPEVYIVVIPAFGIYSEVISVFSKKKLFGYKSMVYAMFMIAILSFFTWAHHFFTMGSGADVNAFFAISTMVIAIPTGVKVFNWLFTMYRGKITFKTPMMWAIAFIPNFLIAGLTGVMLSVAPADFQFHNSYFLVAHFHSALIGGVVFGYLAGLYYWWPKMFGFTLPETPGKWAFWFWNIGFYVCFIPQYSLGLMGMTRRLSTYGWDTGWQPLNLVSTVGAFLMGIGFLFQVLQILLGIKNFRKLKDTTGDPWDGHTLEWSIPSPAPEYNFATIPQVEERDDWWAEKDKRAKGIFRKQPPIEAIHMPKNSAIPFIMSVFFFIAGFGFVFGWSFFYIPGLIGVAICMICRSFFSYDGDYYIPADEVKRTEAAIRGSV encoded by the coding sequence ATGCTTGACAAAATAAAAGAGTTTGCATCCACTTTCTTCGTTACTGGAGACCCAATGATTTATGGAGCGGACGTTTCTATTGCTCTTGCGACGATCGGGATCGTGTTTGTGCTCACTTATTTCAAAAAATGGGGCTGGCTTTGGAAAAACTGGTTGACTACCGTTGACCATAAAAAAGTCGGTATTATGTATATTCTCGCAGCCATCTTGATGCTGTTCCGCGGAGGCGTGGATGCATTGTTGATGCGTTTGCAGCTTGCTACACCGGATGTTACACTTTTGCATCCTGAGCATTACAATCAGATCTTTACAACGCATGGCACGATCATGATCTTGTTTATGGCGATGCCATTGATGTTTGGTTTGTTTAACATCGCGGTACCACTTCAAATTGGTGCGCGTGACGTTGCGTTTCCTTTCCTGAACGCGCTGAGCTTCTGGCTGTTCTTTATGGGAGCGATGCTATTCAACCTGTCCTTCGTTATTGGCGGTTCGCCGGACGCAGGTTGGTTGAGTTATCCACCGCTTTCGGAGCTGCAATTTAGTCCCGGCGTTGGTCAGAACTTTTATATCTGGGGTATACAGATTTCTGGTATAGGTTCATTGGCTACGGGGATTAACTTTATTGTTACCATTATTAAAATGCGCGCACCTGGTATGACATGGATGAAAATGCCTGTCTTTACGTGGTCCGTATTTTCATCGTGTGTTATCATCATTTTCGCGTTTCCGATTCTGACGATAACATTGGCTTTGCTGTTCCTTGACCGCTTCGGAGGAGGACATTTCTTTACACTTGATTTCGGTGGTAACCCAATGATGTATATCAACCTGATCTGGATGTGGGGTCACCCTGAGGTTTATATCGTAGTTATACCTGCCTTCGGTATTTATTCCGAGGTCATCAGCGTATTCTCCAAAAAGAAATTGTTTGGCTACAAATCCATGGTTTACGCCATGTTCATGATTGCTATCCTGTCCTTCTTCACCTGGGCGCATCACTTCTTCACGATGGGATCAGGCGCAGATGTTAATGCATTCTTTGCCATTTCGACAATGGTTATCGCAATACCGACAGGGGTTAAAGTGTTTAACTGGCTGTTCACGATGTATCGGGGTAAGATTACATTTAAGACACCTATGATGTGGGCAATCGCCTTTATTCCGAACTTCCTGATTGCAGGTTTGACGGGCGTCATGTTGTCTGTAGCGCCTGCGGACTTCCAGTTCCATAACAGTTACTTCCTGGTCGCTCACTTTCACTCCGCTCTGATTGGCGGTGTAGTGTTCGGCTATCTGGCAGGTCTGTACTACTGGTGGCCTAAAATGTTCGGCTTCACTCTGCCTGAAACGCCGGGTAAATGGGCTTTCTGGTTCTGGAATATCGGCTTCTATGTATGTTTCATTCCACAATATTCACTCGGTCTGATGGGTATGACACGTCGTCTGAGCACTTACGGCTGGGATACTGGCTGGCAGCCGCTTAACCTTGTATCAACCGTTGGAGCATTCCTGATGGGTATTGGTTTCTTGTTCCAGGTTCTTCAAATTCTTCTGGGTATCAAAAATTTCCGCAAGCTGAAGGATACAACAGGCGACCCTTGGGATGGTCATACGTTGGAATGGTCGATCCCTTCACCTGCACCGGAATACAATTTTGCTACCATCCCACAAGTAGAAGAACGTGATGACTGGTGGGCAGAGAAAGACAAACGCGCAAAAGGAATTTTCAGAAAGCAACCGCCAATTGAAGCGATTCATATGCCGAAAAACTCGGCGATTCCATTCATTATGTCGGTATTCTTTTTCATCGCAGGTTTCGGTTTTGTATTCGGATGGTCGTTCTTCTATATTCCGGGTCTGATCGGCGTTGCGATTTGTATGATTTGTCGTTCTTTCTTCTCGTACGATGGCGACTACTACATCCCTGCGGATGAAGTAAAACGCACGGAAGCGGCAATAAGGGGGTCTGTATAA
- the cyoA gene encoding ubiquinol oxidase subunit II: protein MNKKPKAIIALVLTVLTVALLIWTCFYAGGKYVVFDPKGPIGQAQKELIILSTSMAALLIVPVMILTFFIIWRYRDAPDNKAKYEPHWDDSKKLETVWWSIPIVVILILAVITARYTYLLEPSKPMASTQKPVTIQVTALDWKWLFMYPEEGIATVNEIHIPKGVPVRFELTADAPMNSFWIPQLGGQIYTMSGMAMKLHLQADQEGTYFGSGANFSGEHFGQMRFDVEVQSDEDYKNWVANIKKQSKPLTKDGYLALAKPGLSQTDEYSSIPDGLFQDIVTKYVVEGAPNPHGGHGGASTEGSSKSGSTDTGTMSNMNMSGHN from the coding sequence ATGAACAAAAAACCAAAAGCGATTATTGCGTTGGTTTTGACCGTGCTCACGGTAGCATTGCTCATTTGGACGTGTTTTTATGCTGGCGGAAAATACGTTGTTTTCGATCCGAAAGGACCTATTGGGCAAGCACAAAAAGAGCTGATCATTCTTTCAACGTCTATGGCTGCACTTCTAATTGTACCGGTCATGATTTTGACTTTTTTCATCATTTGGCGTTATCGCGACGCACCGGATAACAAGGCGAAGTACGAACCCCACTGGGACGACAGTAAAAAACTGGAGACCGTATGGTGGAGTATTCCAATTGTTGTCATCTTGATTCTTGCGGTTATCACTGCGAGATATACCTACTTGCTGGAGCCTTCCAAGCCAATGGCAAGCACACAAAAGCCAGTAACCATCCAAGTAACTGCACTGGACTGGAAATGGCTCTTTATGTATCCGGAAGAAGGTATTGCTACAGTCAATGAGATTCACATTCCTAAAGGCGTTCCGGTCCGTTTCGAACTGACTGCTGATGCGCCGATGAACTCGTTCTGGATTCCGCAATTGGGCGGCCAGATCTACACCATGTCAGGCATGGCCATGAAGCTGCATTTGCAGGCTGATCAGGAAGGAACTTACTTTGGTTCGGGCGCAAACTTCAGCGGTGAGCATTTTGGACAAATGCGCTTTGATGTAGAGGTTCAGTCGGATGAAGATTATAAAAACTGGGTCGCTAACATTAAGAAGCAATCCAAGCCGCTTACGAAGGATGGCTATTTGGCGCTTGCCAAACCAGGCCTTTCCCAGACTGACGAGTATTCTTCGATTCCAGACGGTTTGTTCCAGGATATTGTGACCAAGTATGTAGTGGAAGGAGCTCCTAATCCTCATGGCGGACATGGTGGAGCATCCACAGAAGGTTCTTCCAAGTCTGGCAGCACTGATACAGGCACCATGAGTAATATGAATATGAGCGGACACAATTAA
- a CDS encoding GH1 family beta-glucosidase — protein MTIFQFPQDFMWGTATAAYQIEGGYEEDGRGLSIWDTFAHTPGKVFNGDNGNVACDSYHRYEEDIRLMKELGIRTYRFSVSWPRIFPSGDGEVNQEGLDYYHRVVDMLNDNGIEPFCTLYHWDLPQVLQDAGGWENRRTIQAFVQYAETMFREFHGKIHHWLTFNEPWCIAFLSNMLGVHAPGLTNLQTAINVGHHLLVAHGLSVRRFRELGTSGQIGIAPNVSWAVPYSTSEEDKAACARTVSLHSDWFLQPIYQGSYPQFLVDWFAMQGATVPIQEGDMDIISEPIDLIGINYYAMSVNRFNPEAGFLQSEEIDMGLPVTDIGWPVESRGLYEVLHYLQKYGNIDIYITENGACINDEIVNGKIQDDRRISYMQQHLVQVHRAIHDGLHVKGYMAWSLMDNFEWAEGYSMRFGMIHVDFRTMVRTPKESYHWYRNVVSNNWLETRR, from the coding sequence ATGACCATTTTTCAATTTCCGCAGGACTTTATGTGGGGGACGGCAACGGCAGCCTACCAAATCGAGGGGGGCTATGAGGAGGATGGAAGAGGTTTGTCCATCTGGGATACCTTTGCCCATACGCCTGGCAAGGTGTTCAACGGAGATAACGGGAATGTAGCCTGTGACAGCTATCATCGCTACGAAGAAGATATCCGGCTGATGAAGGAGCTGGGCATTCGTACATATCGTTTTTCGGTGTCTTGGCCGCGTATATTCCCCAGTGGTGACGGCGAAGTCAATCAAGAAGGATTGGACTATTATCATCGCGTAGTAGATATGCTGAACGACAATGGAATTGAGCCGTTTTGTACGCTGTACCACTGGGATCTGCCGCAGGTGCTTCAAGATGCTGGAGGATGGGAAAACCGTCGCACGATTCAGGCATTTGTCCAGTATGCGGAGACGATGTTCCGTGAGTTCCACGGAAAAATACACCATTGGCTGACGTTTAACGAGCCTTGGTGCATCGCATTTTTATCCAATATGCTGGGGGTTCATGCCCCTGGTCTGACAAATCTCCAGACAGCCATCAACGTTGGACATCATCTGCTGGTTGCGCATGGCCTATCCGTACGTCGTTTCCGCGAGTTAGGCACCAGCGGTCAGATCGGGATAGCGCCGAATGTCTCATGGGCCGTGCCCTATAGCACTTCCGAGGAAGACAAAGCGGCTTGCGCGCGTACGGTTTCCCTGCATAGTGACTGGTTTCTCCAGCCCATCTATCAAGGCTCGTATCCTCAGTTTCTGGTAGATTGGTTTGCTATGCAAGGAGCTACCGTACCTATTCAGGAAGGAGATATGGACATTATTAGCGAACCTATTGATCTGATCGGTATCAATTACTACGCTATGTCGGTCAATCGTTTTAATCCCGAAGCCGGGTTTCTCCAATCTGAAGAAATTGACATGGGATTGCCCGTCACGGATATCGGTTGGCCGGTGGAATCGCGCGGGTTGTATGAGGTCCTGCATTATTTGCAAAAGTACGGCAACATTGACATTTACATTACAGAGAACGGGGCTTGTATCAACGATGAGATCGTAAATGGCAAGATTCAGGATGACCGTCGTATTTCCTACATGCAGCAGCATTTGGTCCAGGTACATCGGGCAATTCATGATGGCCTTCACGTCAAAGGCTATATGGCATGGTCGCTCATGGACAATTTTGAATGGGCGGAAGGGTACAGTATGAGATTCGGCATGATTCATGTCGATTTCCGCACTATGGTCCGCACCCCCAAGGAAAGCTACCACTGGTATCGAAATGTGGTAAGCAACAACTGGCTGGAGACCAGACGTTAA